A DNA window from Daucus carota subsp. sativus chromosome 3, DH1 v3.0, whole genome shotgun sequence contains the following coding sequences:
- the LOC108214166 gene encoding nuclear matrix constituent protein 1 isoform X2: protein MFTPPKKIWSGWSPRTDPTRKSGSGGGEVSKGKDVVFDESTPQNLMGRVEDMGLNAKLMKLETELFDYQYNMGLLLIEKKEWTSKFEELQQVYTETKDALKQEQEAHLIAISDAEKREENLTKALGVEKQCVLDLEKALRDMRSDYAEIKFTSDSKLAEASALITKVEEKSLEVESKLHSADAKLAELSRKGSDIERKSHELEARESALRRERLALNAEREALTDNISRQREDLREWERKLQEDEERLAEVRRLLNQREERANENDRLYQQKQSELDGEQKKIEIIMVSLKNKEDDISSRIAKLNIKEKATDAVKHSLESEIQKLLDEHKAILEVKKQSFEMEMDKRKNDFENDLQNRAVEVEKKEVEVKHLEAKLAKREHALDQKHEKLKEKEQYLASKLQDLNEREKSMKLEENKIEDERNQLLSDKQEMLCLKAEIEKDRASTEEQRLKLSEEIERLKITEEERLELARLQSELKQEIENCRHQRELLLKEEDELKQEKMRFEKEWEDLDERRTALMKDLKDITVQKENFEKLKHSEEDRLNNKKLDTESYVQKELDALRLTKDSFAATMEHEKAVLAERTSSEKKQMLNDFELWKRELETKLFNEREDMENALRLREKQFDEEREKELNNINYIKEVISKEREDIKLERSRIAKEKQEILMHQKHLDEQHVVMQKDIGQLVSLSEKLKDQREQFFKERECFIRFVESQKSCKNCGEMTSEFVVSDLQSLAELENLKALSVPQLAENYLRQDLQGTPDKNLSTVTPGAVGLGSPASGGTKSWLQKCTSKIFIFSASKKNNSPDQNTSRRLHVEASPNKLLNTEVIPELPSGVAGETLEMQNMQVSNSNREMESNLNLSGTEQSNIDSKALDVEDSQQSDVRAGNRKPGKRAKGRVRRKRSAKEVAEEAKTVLADPIELNENEHSNGLASAYTNESRGDSSLVGKRTRNSRKRNPSQPSQSAAGDVGADSEGHSDSVTAGGRQKRRRKVVPAVQAPTGRYNLRRHKTAAPLVANGALSDPNKGKEKEIDDGGGIGEEIPDEVDGNTHLVQVTTLKKRINVVNEFSSAGFHGINATSESQDRDAANQLVSDTMLSEEVNGTPEQSRGYQNQGDTSGAEGEDEDGDEVEHPGEVSMRKKVWKFLTT from the exons ATGTTTACTCCACCAAAGAAGATTTGGTCGGGTTGGTCTCCAAGAACCGACCCGACCCGGAAGAGCGGTTCAGGGGGTGGTGAAGTTTCCAAGGGTAAGgatgttgtttttgatgagtCTACACCACAGAATTTGATGGGTCGGGTCGAAGATATGGGTTTGAATGCTAAATTGATGAAGCTTGAAACTGAG CTGTTTGATTACCAGTACAATATGGGGCTTCTTTTGATTGAGAAAAAGGAATGGACTTCTAAGTTTGAAGAACTTCAACAAGTATATACTGAAACAAAGGATGCACTAAAACAAGAGCAAGAGGCACACTTGATTGCAATTTCTGATGCGGAGAAGAGAGAAGAGAATCTGACAAAGGCTCTGGGTGTTGAAAAGCAGTGTGTCCTTGAT TTAGAGAAGGCCTTGCGTGACATGCGCTCAGATTATGCTGAAATCAAGTTCACCTCCGACTCAAAGTTAGCTGAAGCTAGTGCTTTAATTACTAAAGTCGAAGAGAAGTCTTTGGAGGTTGAATCAAAATTGCATTCTGCTGATGCCAAACTTGCTGAATTGAGCAGAAAGGGTTCAGACATTGAGAGGAAATCGCATGAGTTGGAGGCCAGAGAAAGTGCACTTCGAAGGGAACGGTTAGCGCTTAATGCAGA ACGAGAGGCACTCACTGATAATATATCTAGACAACGGGAAGACTTGCGAGAATGGGAAAGAAAATTACAAGAGGATGAAGAGAGGTTGGCTGAGGTTCGTCGATTGCTGAACCAGAGAGAGGAAAGGGCGAATGAGAACGATAGGCTATATCAGCAGAAACAATCTGAACTTGATGGCGAACAAAAAAAGATTGAGATAATAATGGTTTCTctaaaaaataaagaagatgATATAAGCAGCAGGATtgcaaaattaaatattaaagagAAGGCAA CTGATGCTGTGAAACATAGCCTGGAG TCTGAGATTCAGAAACTTCTTGATGAACATAAAGCCATTTTAGAGGTGAAGAAGCAAAGCTTTGAGATGGAAATGGACAAAAGGAAAAATGATTTTGAGAATGATTTGCAAAACAGGGCAGTTGAAGTCGAGAAGAAAGAGGTCGAAGTTAAGCATTTAGAGGCTAAACTTGCAAAGCGAGAACATGCTTTGGATCAGAAACATGAAAAACTAAAGGAGAAAGAACAGTATCTTGCATCAAAGTTACAAGACTTAAATGAAAGAGAGAAATCAATGAAACTTGAGGAGAATAAGATTGAGGATGAAAGAAATCAGTTACTCTCGGATAAACAGGAAATGCTTTGTTTAAAGGCTGAGATTGAGAAAGACAGGGCTAGCACTGAAGAGCAACGTTTAAAATTAAGTGAGGAGATTGAACGGTTAAAAATAACAGAAGAAGAGAGGTTGGAACTTGCCCGCCTGCAGTCAGAATTGAAGCAAGAGATAGAAAACTGCAGACATCAGAGGGAACTGCTTTTGAAGGAAGAAGACGAGCTAAAGCAGGAGAAAATGAGGTTTGAAAAAGAATGGGAAGATCTGGATGAGAGAAGAACTGCACTtatgaaagatttgaaagatATTACTGTGCAGAAGGAAAATTTTGAGAAGTTGAAACATTCTGAAGAAGATAGGTTGAACAATAAGAAGCTAGATACAGAGTCTTATGTTCAGAAAGAGTTGGATGCACTAAGACTGACTAAGGATTCATTTGCTGCTACCATGGAGCATGAGAAGGCAGTGCTTGCTGAGAGGACTAGTAGTGAGAAGAAACAAATGCTTAATGATTTTGAGCTCTGGAAACGTGAACTAGAAACCAAGTTGTTTAATGAAAGGGAAGACATGGAGAATGCTCTACGTTTGAGAGAAAAACAATTTGAcgaagagagagagaaagaactTAACAACATAAATTACATAAAGGAAGTAATCTCAAAAGAAAGAGAAGATATAAAACTGGAAAGATCAAGGATAGCAAAGGAGAAACAAGAAATATTAATGCATCAGAAGCATCTTGACGAGCAGCATGTTGTAATGCAGAAAGACATTGGCCAGTTAGTTAGTCTTAGTGAAAAGTTGAAGGATCAACGCGAACAatttttcaaggaaagagagTGTTTTATTAGGTTTGTTGAGAGTCAGAAAAGCTGCAAGAATTGTGGGGAAATGACTTCAGAATTTGTCGTCTCAGATCTTCAATCTTTGGCAGAACTTGAAAATTTGAAGGCCCTTTCAGTGCCACAATTAGCTGAAAATTATTTAAGACAGGATCTCCAGGGTACTCCTGACAAGAATCTTAGCACTGTAACCCCGGGAGCAGTTGGTTTAGGTTCTCCAGCTTCTGGAGGAACCAAGTCCTGGCTTCAGAAATGCACGtcaaagatttttattttttctgccAGCAAGAAAAATAACTCCCCAGACCAGAATACGTCAAGAAGGCTTCATGTGGAAGCATCACCAAATAAACTATTGAACACTGAAGTGATTCCGGAACTTCCTTCTGGGGTTGCAGGAGAGACTCTTGAAATGCAGAATATGCAAGTGAGCAACAGCAATAGAGAGATGGAATCTAATTTAAATCTTTCGGGGACTGAACAGAGCAACATAGATAGCAAAGCACTTGACGTTGAAGATTCACAGCAATCTGATGTAAGGGCAGGCAACCGTAAACCTGGAAAGAGAGCCAAGGGTAGAGTTCGTAGAAAACGCTCTGCGAAAGAAGTTGCCGAAGAAGCCAAAACTGTACTTGCGGACCCTATTGAACTCAATGAGAATGAGCACAGCAATGGTCTTGCATCTGCTTATACTAATGAGAGCAGGGGAGACTCGAGTCTTGTTGGCAAAAGAACAAGAAACTCAAGGAAGCGAAACCCTTCACAGCCCTCTCAAAGTGCAGCAGGTGATGTAGGTGCAGACAGTGAAGGACATTCTGATAGTGTGACAGCTGGAGGACGCCAGAAGAGGAGGCGTAAAGTTGTTCCAGCAGTACAGGCTCCAACTGGACGGTACAACCTAAGGCGACACAAAAC TGCAGCTCCGCTGGTTGCTAATGGAGCTTTATCTGACCCTAACAAAGGGAAGGAGAAAGAAATTGATGATGGTGGTGGTATAGGTGAAGAGATTCCTGATGAAGTTGATGGAAATACGCACTTAGTGCAAGTGACGACACTAAAAAAAAGAATCAATGTGGTCAATGAATTTTCTTCAGCTGGGTTCCATGGG ATTAATGCAACAAGTGAGAGTCAGGATAGGGATGCTGCAAACCAACTAGTTAGTGATACGATGTTAAGTGAAGAAGTAAATGGGACACCTGAACAATCCAGAGGGTATCAGAACCAAGGGGACACAAGTGGCGCAGAGGGGGAAGACGAAGATGGTGATGAGGTTGAGCATCCTGGTGAAGTTTCTATGAGGAAGAAAGTATGGAAGTTCCTCACAACTTGA
- the LOC108214166 gene encoding nuclear matrix constituent protein 1 isoform X1 — protein MFTPPKKIWSGWSPRTDPTRKSGSGGGEVSKGKDVVFDESTPQNLMGRVEDMGLNAKLMKLETELFDYQYNMGLLLIEKKEWTSKFEELQQVYTETKDALKQEQEAHLIAISDAEKREENLTKALGVEKQCVLDLEKALRDMRSDYAEIKFTSDSKLAEASALITKVEEKSLEVESKLHSADAKLAELSRKGSDIERKSHELEARESALRRERLALNAEREALTDNISRQREDLREWERKLQEDEERLAEVRRLLNQREERANENDRLYQQKQSELDGEQKKIEIIMVSLKNKEDDISSRIAKLNIKEKATDAVKHSLEVKEKDLTEFEQKLNAREQSEIQKLLDEHKAILEVKKQSFEMEMDKRKNDFENDLQNRAVEVEKKEVEVKHLEAKLAKREHALDQKHEKLKEKEQYLASKLQDLNEREKSMKLEENKIEDERNQLLSDKQEMLCLKAEIEKDRASTEEQRLKLSEEIERLKITEEERLELARLQSELKQEIENCRHQRELLLKEEDELKQEKMRFEKEWEDLDERRTALMKDLKDITVQKENFEKLKHSEEDRLNNKKLDTESYVQKELDALRLTKDSFAATMEHEKAVLAERTSSEKKQMLNDFELWKRELETKLFNEREDMENALRLREKQFDEEREKELNNINYIKEVISKEREDIKLERSRIAKEKQEILMHQKHLDEQHVVMQKDIGQLVSLSEKLKDQREQFFKERECFIRFVESQKSCKNCGEMTSEFVVSDLQSLAELENLKALSVPQLAENYLRQDLQGTPDKNLSTVTPGAVGLGSPASGGTKSWLQKCTSKIFIFSASKKNNSPDQNTSRRLHVEASPNKLLNTEVIPELPSGVAGETLEMQNMQVSNSNREMESNLNLSGTEQSNIDSKALDVEDSQQSDVRAGNRKPGKRAKGRVRRKRSAKEVAEEAKTVLADPIELNENEHSNGLASAYTNESRGDSSLVGKRTRNSRKRNPSQPSQSAAGDVGADSEGHSDSVTAGGRQKRRRKVVPAVQAPTGRYNLRRHKTAAPLVANGALSDPNKGKEKEIDDGGGIGEEIPDEVDGNTHLVQVTTLKKRINVVNEFSSAGFHGINATSESQDRDAANQLVSDTMLSEEVNGTPEQSRGYQNQGDTSGAEGEDEDGDEVEHPGEVSMRKKVWKFLTT, from the exons ATGTTTACTCCACCAAAGAAGATTTGGTCGGGTTGGTCTCCAAGAACCGACCCGACCCGGAAGAGCGGTTCAGGGGGTGGTGAAGTTTCCAAGGGTAAGgatgttgtttttgatgagtCTACACCACAGAATTTGATGGGTCGGGTCGAAGATATGGGTTTGAATGCTAAATTGATGAAGCTTGAAACTGAG CTGTTTGATTACCAGTACAATATGGGGCTTCTTTTGATTGAGAAAAAGGAATGGACTTCTAAGTTTGAAGAACTTCAACAAGTATATACTGAAACAAAGGATGCACTAAAACAAGAGCAAGAGGCACACTTGATTGCAATTTCTGATGCGGAGAAGAGAGAAGAGAATCTGACAAAGGCTCTGGGTGTTGAAAAGCAGTGTGTCCTTGAT TTAGAGAAGGCCTTGCGTGACATGCGCTCAGATTATGCTGAAATCAAGTTCACCTCCGACTCAAAGTTAGCTGAAGCTAGTGCTTTAATTACTAAAGTCGAAGAGAAGTCTTTGGAGGTTGAATCAAAATTGCATTCTGCTGATGCCAAACTTGCTGAATTGAGCAGAAAGGGTTCAGACATTGAGAGGAAATCGCATGAGTTGGAGGCCAGAGAAAGTGCACTTCGAAGGGAACGGTTAGCGCTTAATGCAGA ACGAGAGGCACTCACTGATAATATATCTAGACAACGGGAAGACTTGCGAGAATGGGAAAGAAAATTACAAGAGGATGAAGAGAGGTTGGCTGAGGTTCGTCGATTGCTGAACCAGAGAGAGGAAAGGGCGAATGAGAACGATAGGCTATATCAGCAGAAACAATCTGAACTTGATGGCGAACAAAAAAAGATTGAGATAATAATGGTTTCTctaaaaaataaagaagatgATATAAGCAGCAGGATtgcaaaattaaatattaaagagAAGGCAA CTGATGCTGTGAAACATAGCCTGGAGGTAAAAGAGAAAGATCTGACTGAATTTGAGCAAAAACTGAATGCTAGAGAACAA TCTGAGATTCAGAAACTTCTTGATGAACATAAAGCCATTTTAGAGGTGAAGAAGCAAAGCTTTGAGATGGAAATGGACAAAAGGAAAAATGATTTTGAGAATGATTTGCAAAACAGGGCAGTTGAAGTCGAGAAGAAAGAGGTCGAAGTTAAGCATTTAGAGGCTAAACTTGCAAAGCGAGAACATGCTTTGGATCAGAAACATGAAAAACTAAAGGAGAAAGAACAGTATCTTGCATCAAAGTTACAAGACTTAAATGAAAGAGAGAAATCAATGAAACTTGAGGAGAATAAGATTGAGGATGAAAGAAATCAGTTACTCTCGGATAAACAGGAAATGCTTTGTTTAAAGGCTGAGATTGAGAAAGACAGGGCTAGCACTGAAGAGCAACGTTTAAAATTAAGTGAGGAGATTGAACGGTTAAAAATAACAGAAGAAGAGAGGTTGGAACTTGCCCGCCTGCAGTCAGAATTGAAGCAAGAGATAGAAAACTGCAGACATCAGAGGGAACTGCTTTTGAAGGAAGAAGACGAGCTAAAGCAGGAGAAAATGAGGTTTGAAAAAGAATGGGAAGATCTGGATGAGAGAAGAACTGCACTtatgaaagatttgaaagatATTACTGTGCAGAAGGAAAATTTTGAGAAGTTGAAACATTCTGAAGAAGATAGGTTGAACAATAAGAAGCTAGATACAGAGTCTTATGTTCAGAAAGAGTTGGATGCACTAAGACTGACTAAGGATTCATTTGCTGCTACCATGGAGCATGAGAAGGCAGTGCTTGCTGAGAGGACTAGTAGTGAGAAGAAACAAATGCTTAATGATTTTGAGCTCTGGAAACGTGAACTAGAAACCAAGTTGTTTAATGAAAGGGAAGACATGGAGAATGCTCTACGTTTGAGAGAAAAACAATTTGAcgaagagagagagaaagaactTAACAACATAAATTACATAAAGGAAGTAATCTCAAAAGAAAGAGAAGATATAAAACTGGAAAGATCAAGGATAGCAAAGGAGAAACAAGAAATATTAATGCATCAGAAGCATCTTGACGAGCAGCATGTTGTAATGCAGAAAGACATTGGCCAGTTAGTTAGTCTTAGTGAAAAGTTGAAGGATCAACGCGAACAatttttcaaggaaagagagTGTTTTATTAGGTTTGTTGAGAGTCAGAAAAGCTGCAAGAATTGTGGGGAAATGACTTCAGAATTTGTCGTCTCAGATCTTCAATCTTTGGCAGAACTTGAAAATTTGAAGGCCCTTTCAGTGCCACAATTAGCTGAAAATTATTTAAGACAGGATCTCCAGGGTACTCCTGACAAGAATCTTAGCACTGTAACCCCGGGAGCAGTTGGTTTAGGTTCTCCAGCTTCTGGAGGAACCAAGTCCTGGCTTCAGAAATGCACGtcaaagatttttattttttctgccAGCAAGAAAAATAACTCCCCAGACCAGAATACGTCAAGAAGGCTTCATGTGGAAGCATCACCAAATAAACTATTGAACACTGAAGTGATTCCGGAACTTCCTTCTGGGGTTGCAGGAGAGACTCTTGAAATGCAGAATATGCAAGTGAGCAACAGCAATAGAGAGATGGAATCTAATTTAAATCTTTCGGGGACTGAACAGAGCAACATAGATAGCAAAGCACTTGACGTTGAAGATTCACAGCAATCTGATGTAAGGGCAGGCAACCGTAAACCTGGAAAGAGAGCCAAGGGTAGAGTTCGTAGAAAACGCTCTGCGAAAGAAGTTGCCGAAGAAGCCAAAACTGTACTTGCGGACCCTATTGAACTCAATGAGAATGAGCACAGCAATGGTCTTGCATCTGCTTATACTAATGAGAGCAGGGGAGACTCGAGTCTTGTTGGCAAAAGAACAAGAAACTCAAGGAAGCGAAACCCTTCACAGCCCTCTCAAAGTGCAGCAGGTGATGTAGGTGCAGACAGTGAAGGACATTCTGATAGTGTGACAGCTGGAGGACGCCAGAAGAGGAGGCGTAAAGTTGTTCCAGCAGTACAGGCTCCAACTGGACGGTACAACCTAAGGCGACACAAAAC TGCAGCTCCGCTGGTTGCTAATGGAGCTTTATCTGACCCTAACAAAGGGAAGGAGAAAGAAATTGATGATGGTGGTGGTATAGGTGAAGAGATTCCTGATGAAGTTGATGGAAATACGCACTTAGTGCAAGTGACGACACTAAAAAAAAGAATCAATGTGGTCAATGAATTTTCTTCAGCTGGGTTCCATGGG ATTAATGCAACAAGTGAGAGTCAGGATAGGGATGCTGCAAACCAACTAGTTAGTGATACGATGTTAAGTGAAGAAGTAAATGGGACACCTGAACAATCCAGAGGGTATCAGAACCAAGGGGACACAAGTGGCGCAGAGGGGGAAGACGAAGATGGTGATGAGGTTGAGCATCCTGGTGAAGTTTCTATGAGGAAGAAAGTATGGAAGTTCCTCACAACTTGA